TGATGATTTCGTTGGATTTGGCCCAACTTTAACACGGAAACTTGATTTAGGTAATTTTTCAATTTCACTATCTAATTCGTTACTACAGTCGTTTTCATACGTAACTTCAGAAGCATTATTCAAAGTATTTACGAATACATCATACGAAGAAGAATCATTTTTTAATTTGTAATCTAACCAAGGAATGACATAAGTAAACATAATCTCTTGCTGTTCACTTCTAGTAACGGTTATATCTCTTGAAGAAAAACGCTCTCCAAAATCACAATAACCATTTGGCATTGCGTAATAACAATGTGCTCCTCCTGTAATACTAATAAAATACTTACAATTAGAACCTAAGCTTTCATACAAAGGAATATGATTTTCACTTGGTTTTGTAACTCCATCAGCACTACCAGAAAAAACAATTGCCTCCTCTGCTACTTGCGTTGCTGGTGTTGTAGTATTGAATCTTAACTTAGCTGGAGCAAATGTTACTAAAGTATTCACTTCAACCATAGAAGCAGCAACAATGGCCGCTCCTCCACCCATGGAATGACCTAATAGAGCATTTGTATCTCCAACTAAATTATAGATCGGAGAATTACTATCCATAGCTTCTGTTTTTACTTGATTTACCATAAAAGCCAAATCTTCTGCATAAGCTCTATGGTTTGCAAATACTGATCCTTCTGTAGTAACAAATGCTACAATATATCCTTTAGATACAAGTGTATCGAAGAAGTTTTCGTAAGCAGAATAGTTCATAACGAAACCGTGTCCGAATACGATAACAGGATAATTTTCATTAACAGATGTTTGCTGATTTGGGTAATAAATTCTTGCTGTAACTCTCCTGTTTCGACGGTCTGAATCAGTAAATGTTTTTGTATAATTCTCTACCTCATATTCTTGAGCAAAAAGAGAAAGAACAAAAAACATAAAGAAAATAAATGAAAGGGTAATTTTTCTCATGATTTGTTTGATTAATTATTTAGGGTTTAAAAGTTGATTTGAATTGAACAGAATTTCAATTCGACAAAACAAAAGAATCACATTAATCAGGAGAAAAAAAATAAAAACCAAAAAGCGAACAAAATGGTTTAAAATCAGAACAATTTTACAAAAACCTAAATAACAGCTAGTTAACTTGTTTTTAAAATCAAAAAAAAGCTCGAGACTACTAAATCTCGAGCTCTTTCAATCAACTATCAAAAACTAACTAATCACTAACTTTTAAGGAAGTAATTTATATAATTGACGAGTTAATTACAGACTTGTTACATGTTTATAATGCTATTAACTTTTTTTTAAGACTATTAAGTCCAAAATCAATAGTTTTAAACACTTTTTAACGTTTACTGATTTCCTAAAATAATTGGCATTCCGCTTTTACCAGAACCAATAAGTACAACTTTACTATTTGGAGACTCAGATAACTTTAATGTTGCCTCAATTCCTTTCTCTTGTAATATTTTATCAGTTAACGAAGCACTTAAAATTCTATTTGCTGCAGCTTTACCTTCCGCATCAATTCTTTGACGTTCTGCTTCTTTCTTAGCCTTAGCTAATCTAAATTCATATTCTAAAGCTTCTTGCTCTTGTTTTAGCTTTCTTTCGATTGCTTCTTTAATTGTTTTAGGCAACTGAACATCTTCCACTAAAACTTTATTTACCTTAATAAATTGATCTTCTAATTCCTTACTTACTTCTTCTAAAATCTCTTTTTCAATTACATCTCTTTTACTTGAGTATAATTGTTCCGGTGTATATCGTCCAACTACACTTCTTGCTGCTGCATTAATCGCCGGATCCAAAATATCTTTGATATAATCTCTTCCTCTAGTTTTATGTAAATAACCTAATTTTTTTAAATCTGGCTTAAACCAAACCGTTCCGTTCACTGTAACTTCCAATCCATTTACAGATAATACTTTCATTACATCTGAAATAGACTGTTGTTTTACGTTATATACAAATACATTGTTCCAAGGAGCAATAATGTGAAAACCTTCACCTAAAGGTTCTTGATCAGGATCTACTCCTCCAAAGAATCTCCAAACTACTCCAGCTTCACCTGTATCAATAGTTTCTGTAGATTTAATTAGAAAAATAAAGAAGAAAATAAGTACTGGAATAATAAACACTCCTCTCTTCGGAAAATCAAAATTCGCTTGTTTATTCATAATATTTGGTTTTATTGATTGTCTAATCTATCTTTTACGTATTCTATTCTAGTTTTACCATGTGGCACTGGATTTCCACTTTCATCTAAACTTACCATGATAATTTTATCAATAGTAATAATATCCATTCTTGTCAGTTTATTTCTCACTTTACAGTTTAAAGTGATAGAAGTTTTTCCAAATTTTACCACATCGATTCCAATTTCAATAATATCACCCTGACGAGCAGAACTCACAAAATCTATTTCAGACATAAATTTTGTAACCGTTTTTGGAATTTCTAATTGTATAATAGCATATAAAGCTACTTCCTCATCAATCCATTGTAATAATCTTCCTCCAAATAAAGTTCCGTTTGGATTTAAATCTTCAGGCTTTACCCATTTTCTCGTGTGAAATCTCATTATTGTTCTATATTTCTTACTTCAAAATTAACTAATTCATTATGCTCAAATACCGTTGAAACTTGCATTGGATTACAACAAATTTCACAATCTTCTATGTAGGTTTCAGAAACACTTCTATCTAACAACATAGAAATTTCTTCCCAACAATAAGGACATTGAAAAAAATATTCTAACATTATATTTTACCGTAATATTTTCTTAAAAACCATTCTACAGTTAATAAACCAACTATAACAAATAGTAACCATTTCCAGTGAATTAATCCTCTCTCCTTTTCTACAGATTTCTGAACTGTAAAGTATTTTTTATCATCAACCAATTGATTGATTAAATTGTTTTGTTCGTGGCTAAAAAATGTACTTCCTTCTGTTCTCGTAGCTAATTGAGTTAGCTTTTCTGTATTGGCATTAGAAAACTGTTCTTCTATTTGAAAATCGGCAACTTTAAATCTTCCAGACTTTTTTACGGTTTGACCTTCCACTGAAACCAAATACGAATAATCTCCTGGAGCCAAACCATCAACTTCTACTTTGAAAGAACTATTTGAAAGTGAAAATGGGAAGATTTTTTTCTCTTTTGTAATTGTATTTTCTATAGCAATTTGAATGGAAGCTCTACTATCGAATTTAAAATTACTATCTAAATACAATGCAGATATATCTATGGTTTCATTTGCCAAATAGAGATTTTCAATCTTTACATCTAATCGTTTTCTTTTCTTATTTGAAGATAAAAACTGAACTAAATTTCCTACGAACGCATCAAACTCTTGAAAACTAGTTTCTCTTAAATAACTAGCCGCTCTCCATTTCCAAATTCCTTCTCCTAACAATACACCAAATTTCTGTTCTCCTTTTTCGAGAGTTGCTAGAATTGGTTCATCTGTTGT
This genomic window from Tenacibaculum sp. 190524A05c contains:
- a CDS encoding T9SS type A sorting domain-containing protein gives rise to the protein MRKITLSFIFFMFFVLSLFAQEYEVENYTKTFTDSDRRNRRVTARIYYPNQQTSVNENYPVIVFGHGFVMNYSAYENFFDTLVSKGYIVAFVTTEGSVFANHRAYAEDLAFMVNQVKTEAMDSNSPIYNLVGDTNALLGHSMGGGAAIVAASMVEVNTLVTFAPAKLRFNTTTPATQVAEEAIVFSGSADGVTKPSENHIPLYESLGSNCKYFISITGGAHCYYAMPNGYCDFGERFSSRDITVTRSEQQEIMFTYVIPWLDYKLKNDSSSYDVFVNTLNNASEVTYENDCSNELDSEIEKLPKSSFRVKVGPNPTKSSINISSSDEYEIEKVEVYNQFGKLFLNSKGKRVVDLSSLHRGIYLIKVYSKGKTITKKVVVE
- a CDS encoding prohibitin family protein, producing the protein MNKQANFDFPKRGVFIIPVLIFFFIFLIKSTETIDTGEAGVVWRFFGGVDPDQEPLGEGFHIIAPWNNVFVYNVKQQSISDVMKVLSVNGLEVTVNGTVWFKPDLKKLGYLHKTRGRDYIKDILDPAINAAARSVVGRYTPEQLYSSKRDVIEKEILEEVSKELEDQFIKVNKVLVEDVQLPKTIKEAIERKLKQEQEALEYEFRLAKAKKEAERQRIDAEGKAAANRILSASLTDKILQEKGIEATLKLSESPNSKVVLIGSGKSGMPIILGNQ
- a CDS encoding acyl-CoA thioesterase; its protein translation is MRFHTRKWVKPEDLNPNGTLFGGRLLQWIDEEVALYAIIQLEIPKTVTKFMSEIDFVSSARQGDIIEIGIDVVKFGKTSITLNCKVRNKLTRMDIITIDKIIMVSLDESGNPVPHGKTRIEYVKDRLDNQ
- a CDS encoding CPXCG motif-containing cysteine-rich protein — its product is MLEYFFQCPYCWEEISMLLDRSVSETYIEDCEICCNPMQVSTVFEHNELVNFEVRNIEQ